In Macrobrachium rosenbergii isolate ZJJX-2024 chromosome 49, ASM4041242v1, whole genome shotgun sequence, the following are encoded in one genomic region:
- the LOC136832108 gene encoding zinc finger protein with KRAB and SCAN domains 1-like has product MKKQKTQRSKPPSNWDKPDNEWRPSHFVSPVEKSSPLPIEQESLSRTFLQDSGGESDGGKHNTCPVCDKWFSRSAALFCHIKQNHRYVLSRPNENSLEELEKQTKEWKRRMKGEDSGSSSSSETKVEASSSVVWKDSRRGSIGTRLRSSESEENGDHDIENYPIIGGSASAGSSTGSLLSFHNGSSELLDPDQSFSIVRKDLKKRKRSHESQLRSADTEGDLANGVKVEPMNTSTTYSKPVINNAMKNVPKGSSFTKTSVNGSNWRCSSQMRIAEPAEAVQDFESFDFSVDNSPNDKKTHQCPICSSWFSSATLLTYHHMRIHMTNEFQQCFKCGMVFYESSLYTAHVNLHEKVAS; this is encoded by the coding sequence ATGAAGAAACAGAAGACCCAGCGAAGTAAGCCCCCAAGTAACTGGGACAAGCCAGACAACGAGTGGAGACCCAGCCATTTTGTTAGCCCGGTTGAAAAATCCAGTCCCTTACCTATCGAACAAGAGTCTCTCAGTCGGACGTTTCTCCAGGACTCTGGAGGAGAAAGTGATGGAGGAAAACACAACACCTGTCCTGTTTGTGATAAGTGGTTCTCTAGAAGTGCTGCCTTGTTCTGTCACATCAAGCAGAATCACAGATATGTGCTGAGCAGACCTAATGAAAATTCTCTTGAAGAATTGGAAAAACAGACCAAGGAGTGGAAGAGACGCATGAAAGGAGAGGACTCTGGTTCCTCTTCGTCGAGTGAAACTAAAGTAGAGGCTTCTTCTTCGGTTGTTTGGAAGGACAGTAGAAGAGGGTCAATTGGTACCAGACTTAGATCCAGTGAGTCTGAGGAGAATGGTGATCATGACATTGAAAATTATCCAATTATTGGTGGATCAGCCTCTGCTGGCAGTTCAACTGGAAGTTTACTCTCGTTTCATAATGGCAGTTCGGAACTCCTTGATCCGGACCAGAGTTTTTCCATTGTAAGGAAGgatttgaaaaagagaaagaggagtcaTGAGTCTCAGTTGAGAAGTGCAGACACAGAGGGGGATCTTGCAAATGGTGTCAAAGTAGAGCCCATGAATACCAGTACCACATATTCAAAACCTGTGATAAATAATGCTATGAAAAATGTGCCAAAAGGTAGTTCGTTTACGAAAACCTCTGTAAATGGGTCGAATTGGAGGTGTTCCAGTCAAATGAGAATAGCAGAGCCAGCCGAAGCTGTCCAAGACTTTGAATCATTTGATTTTAGCGTGGACAACAGCCCTAATGATAAAAAGACACACCAGTGCCCCATTTGTAGCTCATGGTTTTCCAGTGCAACTCTGCTGACGTACCATCACATGAGAATACATATGACCAACGAGTTCCAGCAGTGCTTCAAGTGTGGAATGGTTTTTTACGAGTCTTCATTGTATACAGCTCATGTTAATCTTCATGAAAAGGTTGCTTcatga